From Levilactobacillus zymae, a single genomic window includes:
- the brnQ gene encoding branched-chain amino acid transport system II carrier protein: MKTRLTWRETGFIGTMLFGLFFGAGNLIFPIYLGQQAGSHVWAAILGLLLTGIGLPLLGVTGMGLTRSTGVFDLASKVNRPFAYAFTILLYLTLGPFFAVPRLATTSFQIGIVPFVAPTAQPLTLAIFSVVFFFTAWLLARHPGKLMTYIGKWLTPLFLGLLAIIMGAALLHPLGPIGGTGHGTYATNPILSGFTEGYNTMDALAALAFGIVVIDSIRALGVTDPRQIAQDTIKAGTISMVLMGVIYTLLALIGTMSLGHFSPAANGGITLAQIAHYYFGTWGNGLLALLVIIACLKTAIGLISAFGDTMHDLFPRIPYNVLTGLAALLPCLFANVGLTRLIAYSTPVLMFLYPLAIALIVLAVLSPLLGTSRWLFGLTILFTLLPAIGSAASALPASWQAASWCRVILAANAQLPFAANGFGWAVPALIGGLVGWAVAWFRGNRA; this comes from the coding sequence TTGAAAACTCGTCTTACCTGGCGGGAAACCGGGTTTATCGGTACCATGCTCTTCGGGCTCTTCTTCGGTGCCGGAAACCTGATTTTCCCCATTTACCTGGGACAGCAGGCTGGTAGCCACGTTTGGGCGGCAATCTTGGGACTGTTATTGACCGGAATCGGCCTCCCCTTACTGGGGGTAACCGGGATGGGGTTGACCCGCAGCACCGGCGTTTTCGACCTTGCGAGTAAGGTCAACCGTCCGTTCGCCTACGCCTTTACGATCCTCTTATACCTGACGCTGGGGCCGTTCTTCGCCGTCCCCCGGCTAGCCACCACGTCCTTTCAAATCGGCATTGTGCCGTTCGTAGCGCCTACAGCGCAACCCTTGACCCTAGCCATCTTCTCGGTTGTCTTCTTCTTTACCGCCTGGCTCCTGGCCCGCCACCCGGGTAAGTTGATGACCTACATTGGCAAATGGCTGACCCCCCTCTTTTTGGGCTTACTCGCCATCATCATGGGCGCTGCCCTATTACATCCGTTAGGTCCCATCGGTGGGACTGGTCACGGCACCTACGCGACGAACCCCATATTAAGCGGGTTCACCGAGGGATACAACACCATGGACGCCTTGGCTGCGTTGGCCTTCGGCATCGTGGTCATCGACAGTATTCGGGCCCTAGGGGTAACGGACCCGCGGCAAATCGCCCAGGACACCATCAAAGCCGGCACCATCAGTATGGTCTTGATGGGTGTCATTTACACGTTGTTAGCGTTGATTGGGACCATGAGCCTGGGGCACTTTTCCCCGGCCGCTAACGGTGGCATCACACTAGCCCAGATCGCCCACTACTACTTTGGGACCTGGGGCAACGGGTTATTAGCCTTACTGGTCATCATTGCCTGCTTAAAAACGGCAATTGGGTTGATCTCGGCCTTCGGGGATACCATGCACGACCTATTCCCCCGGATTCCCTACAACGTCTTGACCGGTTTAGCGGCGTTACTGCCCTGCCTATTTGCCAACGTCGGCTTAACTCGCTTGATTGCCTACTCGACCCCCGTCTTGATGTTCCTCTATCCGCTAGCGATTGCGTTAATCGTGCTGGCGGTCCTATCTCCGTTACTAGGAACCTCGCGGTGGCTCTTCGGGCTCACGATTCTATTCACCCTACTTCCCGCAATCGGTTCTGCGGCCAGTGCCCTGCCCGCCAGTTGGCAAGCGGCTAGTTGGTGTCGTGTCATTCTCGCGGCCAATGCCCAGTTACCTTTCGCCGCCAACGGTTTTGGTTGGGCCGTCCCCGCTTTAATCGGGGGGCTCGTGGGCTGGGCGGTGGCTTGGTTCCGCGGTAATCGGGCTTAG
- a CDS encoding phthiocerol/phthiodiolone dimycocerosyl transferase family protein produces the protein MRVNYHGEPLDLMPTLNLTQIRPLLECTLSLTQPIDVARLQAAVQATKAVVPQIQGRYNFTWNRFEVDDDPQRQPVIEEYAASHDPERVRLDVLAGPQLKIQVIHHAGYDRVRLAMSRLLTDGEGFKHYLYLLSAAYAGDDLTNFVNERSGRRIVSYLRHPHRPLPNPSDLIQPTEPFPTLQGDIHHHHGEVLISRLETRRLQRKARQKGVTLNAVLLAAYALALATLTGNRHLVIPYQVDLRLHGPVAATNVVQVANLTSEMPIPITVRDFATLEDVVQQVQATLSDRHERLAYLTPLVEINRMSRAFPPQLVRHLASKYRPTAAISFANFGRIDQARLQFAGSRVSQVYFAGAYHSMPYFQLTASGYRDAWTLAFRMLGSEPDYQLGIKILKNVATQLTQWVH, from the coding sequence ATGAGGGTGAATTACCATGGCGAACCGTTGGACCTAATGCCGACTTTAAATTTGACCCAGATTCGGCCGTTGCTGGAATGCACACTAAGTCTCACGCAACCGATTGACGTCGCGCGTCTGCAAGCGGCCGTCCAGGCGACAAAGGCCGTGGTGCCCCAGATTCAGGGACGGTATAACTTTACCTGGAATCGTTTTGAAGTGGATGACGATCCTCAACGACAACCCGTCATTGAAGAATATGCGGCTAGTCATGATCCCGAACGGGTACGCCTCGACGTCCTGGCGGGGCCTCAGCTTAAGATTCAGGTGATTCATCACGCCGGCTATGACCGGGTACGGTTGGCCATGAGTCGCTTACTAACCGATGGTGAGGGCTTCAAACACTACTTGTACCTCTTGTCGGCGGCCTACGCGGGGGATGATCTGACTAATTTCGTCAACGAGCGGAGTGGTCGGCGCATCGTCAGTTACTTACGCCATCCCCACCGGCCATTGCCGAATCCAAGTGATCTGATACAACCAACGGAACCGTTTCCTACCTTACAAGGAGACATCCACCACCATCACGGCGAGGTGTTGATTTCTCGGTTAGAGACCCGGCGGCTGCAACGCAAAGCACGACAAAAAGGGGTGACCTTAAACGCCGTGCTACTGGCGGCTTATGCGCTGGCCTTGGCCACGTTAACGGGAAACCGGCACTTGGTGATTCCCTACCAGGTTGATTTACGGTTACACGGGCCGGTCGCCGCGACCAACGTGGTCCAGGTGGCCAATTTGACCAGCGAGATGCCCATTCCCATTACGGTCCGGGACTTCGCTACCCTCGAAGACGTGGTGCAGCAGGTTCAAGCAACCTTGTCGGATCGACACGAGCGGTTGGCGTATCTGACGCCGCTGGTCGAAATCAATCGCATGAGTCGGGCCTTTCCACCCCAACTGGTGCGCCATTTAGCCAGCAAGTATCGCCCAACCGCGGCCATCTCGTTTGCCAACTTTGGCCGGATCGACCAAGCACGATTACAGTTCGCGGGCAGTCGGGTTTCGCAGGTCTACTTTGCCGGGGCCTACCATTCCATGCCGTACTTTCAATTGACGGCGAGTGGGTATCGGGATGCTTGGACGCTGGCCTTTCGGATGTTGGGGTCGGAACCGGACTACCAACTCGGTATTAAAATTTTAAAGAACGTGGCAACCCAGTTAACGCAATGGGTCCACTAG
- the mnmE gene encoding tRNA uridine-5-carboxymethylaminomethyl(34) synthesis GTPase MnmE, with protein sequence MATTTEFDTIAAISTPPGEGGIAIIRLSGEAVFDVIEKLFKGKDLRQVATHTINYGHIYDPETGEEVDEVMVSVMRAPKTYTKEDIIEINCHGGIVATNRILQLCLSYGARLAEPGEYTKRAFLNGRIDLSQAEAVMDLIRAKTDKSMKVALDQLDGDLSHLIRHLRQDILDALAQVEVNIDYPEYDDVETMTTKMLLEKATEVQAQIKTLLATAKQGKVLRDGLATAIVGRPNVGKSSLLNHLLHEDKAIVTDVAGTTRDVIEEYVNVKGVPLKLIDTAGIRKTNDKVEKIGVERSRKAINTADLVMLVLNASEPLTAEDRELLTATAHTQRILILNKTDLPRKLDLAAVKAAASDSPLIETSILQRTGMDQLESTIAHLFFDEGIESSQNTVMVTNARHIGLLHQASTALDDVKHGIAVGMPVDLVQIDMTRAWDLLGEITGDSYQDELLDQLFSQFCLGK encoded by the coding sequence ATGGCAACGACCACAGAATTTGATACGATTGCGGCAATTTCGACACCACCTGGTGAGGGGGGCATCGCGATTATCCGCTTAAGCGGTGAAGCCGTCTTTGACGTCATCGAGAAGTTATTTAAGGGCAAGGACCTGCGGCAGGTCGCGACGCACACCATTAATTACGGGCACATCTACGACCCGGAGACGGGCGAGGAAGTCGACGAAGTGATGGTATCGGTGATGCGCGCACCCAAGACGTACACCAAAGAAGATATTATTGAAATCAACTGTCACGGGGGTATCGTGGCCACCAACCGGATTTTACAGCTATGTTTAAGCTATGGCGCACGCTTGGCCGAACCCGGCGAGTACACTAAACGGGCCTTTTTAAACGGCCGGATTGATTTGTCGCAAGCCGAAGCCGTGATGGACCTGATTCGGGCCAAGACCGATAAGTCCATGAAAGTCGCCTTAGACCAGCTCGATGGTGATCTATCGCACCTGATTCGCCACTTGCGCCAGGACATCTTGGATGCGTTGGCCCAGGTGGAGGTCAACATCGACTACCCCGAATACGACGACGTGGAAACCATGACCACCAAGATGTTGTTGGAAAAGGCCACCGAAGTGCAGGCCCAGATCAAGACCCTCTTAGCCACGGCGAAGCAGGGCAAGGTCCTGCGTGACGGGTTAGCGACCGCCATCGTGGGTCGGCCTAACGTGGGGAAGAGCAGCCTGCTCAACCACCTACTACACGAAGACAAAGCCATCGTGACCGACGTGGCCGGGACCACCCGGGACGTCATCGAAGAATACGTGAACGTCAAGGGGGTGCCGTTGAAGTTGATCGACACCGCTGGGATTCGTAAAACGAACGATAAGGTCGAAAAAATCGGGGTCGAACGATCGCGTAAGGCCATCAACACGGCCGATCTGGTGATGCTGGTCTTAAACGCCAGCGAACCGTTGACCGCCGAAGACCGCGAGCTGTTGACCGCCACGGCGCACACCCAGCGTATCTTGATTCTAAACAAGACCGATTTACCGCGGAAGTTGGACCTGGCGGCGGTCAAGGCGGCGGCCAGCGATAGTCCGTTGATCGAAACCTCGATTCTGCAGCGCACGGGGATGGATCAGCTGGAAAGCACCATTGCCCACCTGTTCTTCGACGAGGGCATTGAGTCCAGTCAAAACACGGTAATGGTCACCAACGCCCGGCACATTGGCCTGTTACATCAGGCCAGCACGGCCTTAGACGACGTCAAGCACGGGATCGCCGTCGGGATGCCGGTGGACCTGGTGCAGATCGATATGACGCGCGCCTGGGACTTGCTGGGAGAGATTACCGGTGATAGCTACCAAGACGAGCTGCTCGATCAGCTATTCAGTCAGTTCTGCTTAGGTAAATAG
- a CDS encoding MFS transporter: MQKRETSLSRRTILLMAVVTGVIVANLNFIQPIENLIATDFQLSKTVVGALAMVTQLGYAFGLLLIVPLGDIFDRYHLIQVMMGLSIGSLLLAYWAPNAGVFAVATTLVGITSVAPQIIIPYAGYLAPSLQRGKVLGIVLSGLLTGILLSRSFSGLLGSWLPWQDIYLIAAVIDLIFLLIVHYRLPHDARGHQALRYWPVIRTLPRLFGQQRALRGAAINGFCLFGMSNVLWSTLAFYLAAQYHLGSNVAGLLGLLGIAGVLAAPMIGTLVDQRSPKLTISLSMILSGVAFVIFWSLGSWLLGLILGIILLDLGTQFSQVSNQAIVQSLNRQASSRNNSVFMFSYFLGGSVGTLSATWAWSQAGWFGVCGVAAVFLLLAVISHLIIGEPERLTSEA; the protein is encoded by the coding sequence ATGCAGAAGAGAGAAACAAGCCTGTCACGGCGAACCATTTTACTCATGGCGGTGGTGACGGGGGTCATTGTGGCCAATCTTAACTTCATTCAACCGATTGAAAACTTGATTGCCACGGATTTTCAGTTAAGTAAGACGGTGGTCGGGGCCTTAGCCATGGTCACTCAGTTGGGGTACGCGTTTGGTCTACTGTTAATTGTGCCCTTGGGGGACATTTTTGACCGTTACCACCTGATTCAGGTGATGATGGGCCTATCGATCGGGTCACTCCTGTTAGCTTACTGGGCACCTAACGCCGGCGTCTTCGCGGTGGCCACCACGCTGGTTGGGATTACGTCGGTCGCACCGCAGATCATCATTCCCTATGCCGGGTACTTAGCCCCGAGCCTACAACGGGGCAAGGTGTTGGGGATTGTGTTAAGTGGGCTACTGACGGGGATTCTCCTGTCGCGTTCCTTTAGTGGGCTACTGGGAAGTTGGCTTCCCTGGCAGGATATTTACCTGATTGCGGCGGTCATCGATTTAATTTTTCTGTTGATTGTCCATTATCGGTTGCCGCACGATGCGCGGGGCCACCAAGCTCTGCGGTATTGGCCGGTGATTCGCACGCTGCCGCGGTTATTCGGTCAACAGCGGGCCCTCCGCGGTGCAGCCATCAACGGCTTTTGCCTGTTCGGGATGTCGAACGTCCTCTGGTCCACGCTGGCCTTTTATCTCGCGGCCCAGTACCACCTGGGGAGTAACGTCGCCGGCTTATTAGGGCTACTGGGTATCGCCGGTGTGTTAGCGGCCCCCATGATTGGTACGTTGGTCGATCAACGCTCACCCAAGCTCACCATTAGCCTCAGCATGATTCTTTCCGGGGTTGCCTTCGTAATCTTCTGGAGTCTGGGTAGTTGGCTGCTGGGCTTGATCTTGGGCATTATCCTGCTCGACTTGGGAACGCAATTCAGCCAGGTGTCCAACCAGGCGATCGTCCAGTCGTTGAACCGCCAGGCTAGTAGTCGGAATAACTCCGTCTTCATGTTCAGCTACTTTCTGGGCGGGTCCGTTGGCACGTTGAGCGCGACCTGGGCCTGGAGTCAGGCGGGCTGGTTCGGTGTGTGTGGCGTGGCCGCGGTGTTTTTGCTGCTGGCCGTGATTAGCCACCTCATAATTGGTGAGCCGGAGCGGTTGACTAGCGAAGCTTAG
- a CDS encoding Cof-type HAD-IIB family hydrolase — MTIKLVAFDMDGTFLNDQNTYNHQRFAALLTQLRAKGIRVVAASGSQYQRLQTQFQEFQHQMDFVSQNGAVVHSNGRPLIVTAMTAAAVAATLDVINHQFSATDIAEHIVVGVKSAYVDDRISQAAYDLTHRYYDHLKLVADLPTVTAQRLDDQITSIGVTFQPSVNFPQVMTTLRQALPAELASQTSGFNTELISESSVNKAAGLRQLQDKYQIADDEVMTFGDNENDLSMLRLTPYGYAMANATPAVNAQVTHHTGTNNAEGVLDVLATLV, encoded by the coding sequence ATGACGATTAAATTAGTGGCGTTTGACATGGACGGAACGTTTTTGAACGATCAGAACACCTATAACCACCAGCGCTTTGCGGCGTTACTCACTCAGCTGCGGGCCAAGGGGATTCGCGTGGTGGCCGCCAGTGGGTCGCAGTATCAGCGCCTACAAACGCAATTTCAAGAGTTTCAACACCAAATGGATTTCGTTTCTCAAAACGGTGCGGTGGTCCACAGTAACGGTCGGCCATTAATCGTCACGGCCATGACCGCCGCGGCGGTGGCGGCGACGCTGGACGTGATCAATCACCAATTTTCTGCGACGGACATCGCCGAACATATCGTGGTGGGGGTCAAGTCGGCTTACGTTGACGACCGGATCTCGCAGGCCGCTTATGATCTGACGCACCGCTATTACGACCACCTGAAACTGGTGGCCGACCTCCCGACCGTGACGGCGCAACGCTTGGATGACCAGATCACTAGTATCGGTGTGACCTTCCAACCGTCCGTCAACTTTCCGCAGGTGATGACCACGCTCCGACAAGCGTTGCCAGCCGAATTAGCCAGTCAGACGTCGGGCTTTAACACCGAATTGATCAGCGAAAGCTCGGTGAACAAGGCCGCCGGCTTACGCCAGTTGCAGGACAAGTACCAGATTGCCGACGACGAGGTCATGACCTTTGGCGATAATGAAAATGACCTGAGTATGTTGCGGTTGACCCCGTACGGTTACGCGATGGCCAACGCCACTCCGGCCGTGAACGCGCAGGTCACCCACCATACCGGAACCAACAACGCCGAAGGGGTCTTGGACGTCTTGGCCACCTTAGTCTAA
- a CDS encoding hotdog domain-containing protein produces the protein MEIAISQIHEVIILSTSQPITCNQTLMVTTHRVFEPDLNEHQTVFGGKILSLVDDSASVAAVRLTHATVVTAAFDHVNFLAPFRLDDSLCLEAYVTGTGKRSLEVFVKVIGENLTTGKRFLGFTCFITYVLDNPAAPTLPNIQPETAEQHYLCAGYAQRYQDRRVRRSGERELTQHLTLTAPWLTD, from the coding sequence ATGGAGATAGCGATTTCACAAATTCATGAGGTGATTATTTTGTCAACGTCTCAACCCATTACCTGTAACCAAACCCTGATGGTGACTACCCACCGGGTCTTCGAACCCGATTTGAACGAACACCAAACCGTCTTCGGTGGCAAGATTCTATCGCTAGTCGACGATAGCGCTTCGGTCGCCGCCGTCCGGTTAACCCACGCTACCGTGGTCACGGCCGCCTTCGATCACGTGAACTTCCTCGCCCCCTTCCGGCTCGACGATTCGTTATGTCTCGAAGCCTACGTCACGGGAACCGGTAAACGCTCGCTGGAGGTTTTCGTCAAGGTCATTGGCGAAAACCTCACCACCGGCAAACGGTTCTTAGGCTTCACTTGCTTTATCACCTACGTCCTCGATAATCCCGCCGCCCCGACACTGCCGAACATCCAACCGGAAACGGCTGAACAGCACTACCTGTGTGCCGGCTACGCGCAGCGCTACCAGGACCGCCGGGTTCGCCGCTCCGGTGAACGCGAGCTAACCCAACACCTGACCCTAACTGCGCCCTGGTTAACGGACTAA
- a CDS encoding NAD(P)H-binding protein, translating into MKILIIGATGMAGSALVTEALARGHQVTALARSTAKPAQLPANDRLTTQVQDAFTLTTTDLAAYDAVIDAFATAPAQTYRHVDLAAHLVAQLRDTTQPRLAFILGAGSLTTGADHHLFVHDIEQDPQAAAFVSVPQNQLAELTFLRTVTNVNWVGVSPAANFHPGPAVPTITGTDELLVNAQGDSGTSAGTMANAILDELTTPQHHQTRFTVADR; encoded by the coding sequence ATGAAGATTCTAATTATTGGTGCAACGGGAATGGCTGGTTCCGCCCTAGTCACCGAAGCCTTAGCTCGTGGTCACCAAGTCACCGCTCTGGCCCGGTCGACCGCCAAGCCGGCCCAACTTCCGGCCAACGACCGCCTCACCACCCAGGTCCAAGACGCCTTCACCCTGACCACGACCGATTTGGCCGCCTACGACGCCGTGATTGACGCCTTTGCCACGGCACCAGCTCAGACCTACCGGCATGTCGATCTGGCTGCCCACCTGGTGGCCCAACTACGAGACACCACCCAGCCGCGGCTGGCCTTCATCTTGGGGGCCGGTAGTCTGACGACCGGTGCGGACCATCACTTATTCGTTCACGATATCGAACAGGATCCACAAGCGGCCGCCTTCGTGAGCGTCCCCCAAAATCAATTGGCCGAATTGACCTTTTTACGGACCGTTACCAACGTCAACTGGGTCGGCGTCTCGCCAGCCGCTAATTTCCATCCCGGTCCCGCCGTTCCGACCATCACAGGAACCGATGAACTACTAGTCAACGCCCAAGGTGACTCCGGTACTTCCGCGGGCACCATGGCCAACGCCATTCTCGACGAGTTGACCACGCCGCAACACCACCAAACCCGCTTTACCGTTGCCGATCGTTAA
- a CDS encoding RNA-guided endonuclease TnpB family protein, whose product MLKGIKLRLYPTRAQEGQLWQLFGNNRFVWNQMLAMAKARYKNNPSSRFINEYGMDNLLKTLKTEYPFLKLSDSTSLQVVNHHLAQAFSMLFEHRGGQTRFKSRRSAKQAYTGRFPASTQLVVAKHRVKLPKLGSIKTSKTGQLVDGQIKRYTVSHDATGRYYLSLQVEFPEPKPLPKTGVQVGIDLGVADLAITSDGRKYPKFQAPWEEQQGTTWQRKFDRRKHQAKINVIQWNHDKNHLIELELNDYKNWQRARQIKARYQRKLANQRKDYLNKLTTQLVKAYDVIVIEDLKVKNLMHNHHLAKSIANASWYHFRTMLAYKCQWYGKQLILVNPNYTSQQCSSCGFQSGQKTLEIREWTCPECGTHHDRDINAAVNILHRGLKAAQ is encoded by the coding sequence ATGCTGAAAGGCATCAAGCTTCGTCTGTACCCGACTCGAGCTCAAGAAGGCCAGTTATGGCAATTGTTTGGCAATAATCGCTTTGTTTGGAATCAAATGTTAGCGATGGCCAAGGCTCGGTATAAAAATAACCCGAGTAGTCGCTTCATCAATGAATATGGTATGGATAATCTGCTCAAAACGCTCAAAACTGAATATCCCTTTCTCAAACTAAGTGATTCAACTAGTCTACAGGTCGTGAACCATCATTTGGCACAAGCCTTTTCAATGTTGTTTGAGCATCGTGGTGGTCAAACACGCTTTAAATCACGCCGGTCAGCTAAACAGGCGTACACCGGCCGATTTCCTGCCAGTACACAGTTAGTGGTGGCTAAACATCGCGTCAAATTACCAAAACTTGGTAGTATCAAGACTAGTAAAACAGGTCAGTTGGTTGATGGTCAAATTAAGCGCTACACCGTTAGTCACGACGCTACAGGACGTTACTATTTGAGTTTACAAGTTGAATTTCCGGAGCCTAAGCCACTTCCTAAAACCGGTGTTCAAGTGGGAATCGATTTGGGCGTAGCTGACCTGGCGATTACCTCTGACGGTCGAAAATATCCTAAATTTCAAGCACCCTGGGAAGAACAACAAGGGACTACATGGCAACGGAAGTTTGATCGGCGCAAACATCAAGCCAAGATCAACGTGATTCAGTGGAACCATGATAAAAATCACCTAATTGAGTTGGAACTCAATGACTATAAAAACTGGCAACGCGCCAGACAAATTAAGGCGCGCTACCAGCGTAAACTCGCTAATCAGCGCAAAGACTACTTGAACAAGCTGACGACTCAGTTGGTCAAAGCCTACGACGTGATTGTGATTGAAGATTTAAAAGTCAAGAATCTGATGCACAATCATCATCTGGCCAAGTCAATTGCCAATGCCAGTTGGTACCATTTTCGAACCATGCTAGCTTACAAGTGCCAGTGGTATGGAAAACAGCTTATTTTGGTGAACCCTAACTATACCAGTCAACAATGTTCTAGCTGTGGGTTTCAAAGTGGTCAGAAAACACTCGAAATTCGTGAATGGACTTGTCCAGAGTGTGGGACACACCACGATCGTGATATCAATGCGGCCGTTAATATCCTACATAGAGGGCTAAAAGCGGCTCAATAA
- the mnmG gene encoding tRNA uridine-5-carboxymethylaminomethyl(34) synthesis enzyme MnmG, whose protein sequence is MTEVKQYPGDDYDVIVVGAGHAGSEAALAAARMGNRTLLMTINLDMVSFMPCNPSVGGPAKGIVVREIDALGGEMGKNIDKTYVQMRMLNTGKGPAVRALRAQADKHAYHAEMKHTIEQEPNLTLRQGIVDDLIVEDNECKGVITNTGARYRAKAVVIAAGTAARGKIIIGELMYSSGPNNSQPANKLTANLPKYGFELERFKTGTPPRVDGNTIHYDETDEQPGDEKPNHFSFTTPDSAYLDLKNQLSCWLTYTNTKTHEIIKANLDRAPMFTGVIEGVGPRYCPSIEDKIVRFADKPRHQLFLEPEGRNTDEWYVQGLSTSMPEEVQQKILHSIQGLEDAQMMRPGYAIEYDVVAPYQLRPTLETKILKNLFTAGQTNGTSGYEEAAGQGLLAGINAGLRALGKPGFTLKRSDAYIGVMVDDLVTKGTKEPYRLLTSRAEYRLILRHDNADLRLTAKGHELGLISDERYQAFLDKKAAIQAEIDRLNTIRIKPNDAVNAFIASHGDKPLQDGVTAAVFLRRPYVDYQTLLDFIPAPEQPLDRHIIEEIEISLKYAGYIKKAEENVIKLKRMEAKAIPANIDYDAIDGLATEAHQKLKKIQPETLAQASRISGVNPADIAILSVYIEQGKIAKTK, encoded by the coding sequence ATGACGGAAGTAAAACAATATCCTGGCGACGACTACGACGTCATCGTCGTAGGGGCCGGGCATGCCGGTAGCGAAGCTGCTTTAGCGGCCGCACGGATGGGCAACCGGACCCTGTTAATGACCATTAACCTAGACATGGTGTCATTTATGCCATGTAACCCGTCAGTCGGGGGACCAGCCAAAGGGATTGTGGTTCGCGAAATCGACGCGCTGGGTGGCGAAATGGGCAAAAACATTGATAAGACCTACGTCCAGATGCGGATGCTCAACACCGGGAAGGGTCCGGCGGTCCGGGCCTTACGGGCACAAGCCGATAAGCACGCCTACCACGCCGAAATGAAACACACCATCGAACAAGAACCCAACCTGACGTTACGCCAGGGAATCGTCGATGATTTGATCGTGGAAGACAACGAATGTAAAGGGGTCATCACCAACACCGGGGCGCGTTACCGGGCCAAGGCCGTGGTGATTGCCGCCGGCACCGCCGCTCGCGGGAAGATTATCATCGGGGAACTGATGTATTCGTCCGGTCCCAACAACTCCCAACCCGCCAACAAGTTGACGGCGAACCTGCCCAAGTACGGGTTCGAATTGGAACGGTTCAAGACCGGGACGCCGCCGCGGGTGGACGGTAACACCATCCACTACGACGAAACCGACGAACAACCGGGGGATGAAAAGCCTAATCACTTTAGCTTCACCACGCCGGATAGCGCCTACTTGGACCTGAAGAACCAGCTGTCCTGCTGGTTGACCTACACCAATACCAAGACCCACGAGATCATCAAGGCCAACCTCGACCGCGCGCCGATGTTTACCGGGGTGATCGAAGGGGTCGGGCCGCGGTACTGCCCATCCATCGAGGACAAGATCGTGCGCTTCGCCGATAAGCCACGTCACCAGCTCTTCCTGGAGCCAGAAGGCCGCAATACCGACGAATGGTACGTTCAGGGTCTGTCGACTTCGATGCCCGAAGAAGTTCAACAAAAGATCTTACACTCCATTCAGGGGTTGGAAGACGCCCAAATGATGCGGCCCGGCTACGCCATCGAATATGACGTTGTGGCACCGTACCAGTTACGGCCCACCCTGGAAACCAAGATTTTAAAGAACCTGTTCACGGCCGGTCAGACCAACGGAACCTCCGGGTACGAAGAAGCCGCCGGGCAGGGACTGTTAGCCGGGATCAACGCCGGGTTACGGGCCTTAGGCAAGCCAGGGTTTACCCTGAAGCGCTCGGACGCCTACATTGGGGTCATGGTCGACGATTTGGTCACCAAGGGCACCAAGGAGCCGTATCGCCTGCTGACCAGCCGGGCCGAATACCGGTTAATTTTACGGCACGATAATGCCGATCTGCGGTTGACCGCCAAAGGGCACGAGCTGGGTCTGATCAGTGACGAACGGTATCAAGCCTTTTTGGACAAGAAAGCCGCCATTCAGGCGGAAATCGATCGGTTGAACACGATTCGCATCAAGCCCAACGACGCCGTGAACGCCTTTATCGCCAGCCATGGCGATAAGCCGCTGCAGGACGGCGTCACGGCCGCCGTCTTCTTACGCCGGCCGTACGTGGACTACCAGACGTTACTGGACTTCATTCCGGCACCAGAACAGCCGTTAGACCGGCATATCATCGAGGAAATCGAGATTTCCTTGAAGTACGCCGGCTACATCAAGAAGGCCGAGGAAAACGTGATTAAGTTGAAACGGATGGAAGCTAAGGCCATCCCGGCTAACATCGATTACGATGCCATCGACGGCTTAGCCACGGAAGCCCACCAGAAGCTCAAGAAGATTCAACCCGAGACGTTGGCCCAGGCCAGTCGAATCAGTGGGGTCAATCCCGCCGACATCGCTATCCTGAGCGTCTACATCGAGCAGGGAAAGATTGCTAAAACCAAGTAA